One Streptomyces formicae genomic window, GTGGATGACGAAGTCGAGCGCCGGGTTGTCCGCGGCCACTTCACCGCGGTCCACGGCCCTGCGCAGCAGCGTGTTCAGATGGTCGAGCTCGGGCTCGATGAGCAACTGCCGCAACGCCTGGTGCAGTTCGGCGTTCCCGTGGATGGCGTGGAAGAGACCCCGCATCAACGCGGCGTCCCTGTCCATCTGGCAGTCGTCCGAGCGCGCCATCATCGCGTGGATGTCGCCGCGCAGCGAACCCGTGTCGATCTCGTCGAGCGACGTCGGCTTGTTGTGCCGCAGCGCCCTGGCGATCAGCTCCGGCTTGCTCCCCCACTGGCGGTAGAGGGTGGCCTTGCTGGACCGGGTGCGGGCGGCGACGGCGTCCATGGTGAGCGCCTCGTACCCGACCTCGCGGAGCAGGTCGAGCACGGCCTCGTACAGCTCGGCCTCGCGCTCGGGCGTGATCCTGCTGCGCCGCGTCGTTGCCACCTCAGTCATGGACCCACCTCCTACTCCTGAACGAAACGGTTTCGTACGCGTCGACTGTACTCCTCCCCCTTAGCGAAACGAAACCGTTTCGTACGTGTGCTGCGCCACAAGTTGCCGGGGCCCGCCGGGCGGAAAAGCATGGGGAGGTGACCGACGCACGCGATGACGCCCAGGACGCCAGCACCCCGGACGACCACGCCTACCTGCGGTTTCCACACCTCAGC contains:
- a CDS encoding TetR/AcrR family transcriptional regulator, with protein sequence MTEVATTRRSRITPEREAELYEAVLDLLREVGYEALTMDAVAARTRSSKATLYRQWGSKPELIARALRHNKPTSLDEIDTGSLRGDIHAMMARSDDCQMDRDAALMRGLFHAIHGNAELHQALRQLLIEPELDHLNTLLRRAVDRGEVAADNPALDFVIHMLVGGFVARDLIEDRTVDREFLTAYIDAVILPALGI